One segment of Desulfobacterales bacterium DNA contains the following:
- a CDS encoding 4Fe-4S binding protein, producing MLVDQEKCIGCGVCVPYCPAAAISVVDEKASIDQEACLECGNCFRNDVVPCPTEAFYEKPGIYEEPRGIRRFFSDPTTTHSVTKVPGRGTEEVKTNDVTGRICRGEIGVAVELGRPCLGTSMTEFEKMTTALAAIGVVFEEANPLTQLLIDKKKGIIDPKYKNEKLVSAIVEFSAPIERLTKIMETIKEAAKSLDTVFSLDLICCFEADGTLPVLPVLQNMGIKPRVNSKVNLGLGRPYKIIRQPQEV from the coding sequence ATGCTCGTAGATCAGGAAAAATGTATCGGGTGCGGCGTGTGTGTCCCCTATTGTCCGGCGGCAGCAATCTCCGTGGTGGATGAAAAGGCATCCATAGATCAGGAAGCCTGCCTGGAGTGCGGCAACTGCTTTCGAAATGATGTGGTTCCTTGTCCGACAGAGGCTTTTTACGAGAAGCCGGGCATTTACGAGGAGCCCCGGGGCATACGCCGATTTTTCAGCGATCCGACCACGACGCACTCGGTTACGAAAGTCCCGGGTAGAGGCACTGAAGAAGTCAAGACCAACGATGTGACCGGCAGGATCTGTCGGGGAGAAATCGGCGTTGCGGTGGAATTGGGACGGCCGTGTCTGGGCACCAGCATGACGGAGTTTGAAAAGATGACCACGGCGCTGGCGGCAATAGGGGTTGTCTTTGAAGAGGCCAATCCGCTGACCCAGCTCTTGATCGATAAAAAAAAGGGAATAATCGATCCCAAATATAAAAATGAAAAGCTTGTTTCCGCAATTGTTGAATTTTCTGCGCCGATAGAAAGACTAACCAAAATAATGGAAACAATCAAGGAAGCGGCCAAAAGCCTTGATACCGTTTTTTCTTTGGATCTGATCTGCTGCTTTGAAGCGGACGGCACCCTGCCGGTGCTGCCGGTTCTTCAAAATATGGGTATCAAACCGCGGGTGAACTCCAAGGTCAATCTGGGACTTGGACGGCCCTATAAAATTATCAGACAACCGCAGGAGGTTTAA
- a CDS encoding MMPL family transporter — MSNSHSFLGLYSKLVLSRPKIVILILLAVFAILGYFTRDFRLDASADSLILEHDEDLRYFRKIISRYETAEFLLLTYTPHEDLFSNRVLGNLKKLRDELKQMDRVASVITILDVPLLRSPPISLKEIRSAVKNLESADVELELARLEFAESPIYQQMLVSPDMKTTALVINYAREEKYEAVVNRRSQLHEKKYEGTLTPAEASELEKLSAQYKQHQDRRRTLQHEDIVTVRKIMDRHRSEAALFLGGVPMVVDDMISYIKSDLKVFGLGMLFFLVFTLGVIFKKWRWVVLPMSCCAFSTVVMIGFLGIFGWEVTVISSNFISLQLIITMSFTIHLIVRYRELLRNQPEIENRDLIRESVRVIFLPCLFSCLTTIAGFSSLLVCDILPIINFGWMMVMGLCVSLAVTFTFFPAGLLCLPKTAPDIERPFGVFITSFFARITEKYGKMIFATALVMTLLIGWGVSRLEVENSFINYFKKSTEIYRGMQFIDRELGGTYPLDVVVNFKDITPNPSEAVSGAKEDNEFNAFEEFKETTAQDTKRYWFTQDKLALIERIHDHLDRMEETGKVLSLATMLKVASQLFDGRSLDNFELALLFNELPEESRKILVDPYVSIKDNQARISIRIVDSLETLRRDAFLKKVQSDLLNKLSLEKDQFRLTSMIVLYNNMLQSLFYSQIKTIGLTVLLLMAMFMVLFRSLKITIIAIIPNLISSLSVLGVLGLTGTPLDMMTITIVAVSIGIAVDNTIHYIYRFKREFAKNRSYLNTMYRCHGSIGNAMFYTSLTIIIGFSILSLSNFIPTIYFGLLTGFAMTVALVAALTLLPRLIVGLKPFGPEGEV, encoded by the coding sequence ATGTCAAATAGCCATTCGTTCCTGGGGTTATACAGCAAGCTCGTTTTAAGCCGGCCCAAAATCGTGATTTTGATACTCCTGGCGGTTTTTGCCATACTAGGATATTTTACCAGGGATTTCCGGCTCGACGCTTCCGCGGATTCATTGATCCTTGAACACGATGAGGACCTGCGCTATTTCCGCAAAATAATCTCCCGCTATGAAACCGCCGAATTTCTGTTGCTCACTTACACCCCCCATGAAGATCTTTTTTCCAACCGCGTGCTGGGTAATTTAAAAAAATTACGGGATGAATTGAAGCAGATGGACAGGGTGGCCTCTGTTATTACGATCCTGGACGTACCCCTGCTCAGGAGTCCGCCGATTTCCCTTAAAGAAATCAGAAGCGCCGTCAAAAACCTCGAATCAGCGGATGTGGAGCTGGAACTGGCTCGGCTAGAATTTGCGGAAAGTCCCATATATCAACAAATGCTGGTAAGCCCGGACATGAAGACAACGGCCCTGGTCATTAATTATGCCCGGGAGGAAAAATATGAGGCGGTGGTGAATCGGCGGTCACAGTTGCATGAAAAAAAATACGAAGGAACACTGACGCCGGCCGAAGCTTCCGAGCTGGAAAAGTTATCGGCGCAATACAAACAGCATCAAGACCGAAGGCGAACGCTGCAACATGAAGATATTGTGACGGTCCGGAAGATTATGGACCGTCATCGTTCCGAGGCCGCTCTGTTTCTGGGCGGGGTTCCGATGGTCGTTGACGACATGATTTCTTATATAAAGAGCGATCTTAAGGTTTTTGGCCTTGGGATGTTGTTTTTTTTGGTTTTTACGCTGGGTGTTATTTTTAAGAAATGGCGCTGGGTCGTTTTGCCCATGTCCTGTTGCGCTTTTTCGACGGTTGTCATGATCGGTTTTCTCGGAATTTTCGGTTGGGAGGTAACCGTCATTTCTTCCAATTTCATATCGCTGCAGCTGATTATCACCATGTCCTTTACCATCCATCTGATTGTGCGCTATCGTGAACTTCTAAGGAACCAGCCTGAAATTGAAAACAGGGACCTGATACGTGAGAGTGTCCGGGTTATTTTTCTGCCGTGTCTGTTTTCCTGCCTGACCACCATCGCGGGTTTCAGCTCACTGCTGGTTTGTGACATTCTTCCGATCATCAATTTCGGGTGGATGATGGTCATGGGGCTTTGTGTTTCGCTGGCCGTCACCTTCACCTTCTTCCCTGCCGGTCTGCTTTGCCTGCCGAAGACGGCGCCCGACATCGAAAGGCCCTTCGGGGTCTTCATCACCTCTTTTTTTGCGCGTATCACTGAAAAATACGGCAAAATGATATTTGCCACGGCCCTGGTGATGACGCTGCTGATCGGCTGGGGGGTTTCGCGTCTTGAGGTGGAAAACAGTTTTATCAATTATTTTAAAAAATCAACGGAAATATACCGGGGCATGCAGTTTATTGATCGTGAGCTGGGCGGCACCTATCCGCTGGATGTCGTTGTCAACTTCAAGGACATAACGCCGAATCCGTCAGAAGCGGTCAGCGGCGCTAAGGAAGATAACGAGTTTAACGCCTTCGAAGAATTCAAGGAAACCACTGCGCAGGATACGAAACGGTATTGGTTTACACAAGACAAACTGGCGCTTATCGAAAGAATCCATGACCATCTTGATCGCATGGAGGAGACCGGAAAGGTTTTGTCCCTGGCCACGATGTTGAAGGTCGCCTCGCAGCTTTTTGACGGACGGTCTTTGGATAATTTTGAACTGGCCCTTTTGTTCAACGAATTGCCCGAAGAATCCAGGAAAATCCTGGTGGACCCCTATGTGTCGATAAAAGATAATCAGGCGCGAATTTCCATTCGGATTGTGGATTCACTGGAAACACTTCGTCGGGATGCTTTTTTAAAAAAAGTTCAATCGGATCTGCTAAACAAACTCTCTCTGGAAAAGGACCAGTTTCGCCTGACCAGCATGATCGTACTTTATAACAACATGCTGCAAAGTCTCTTTTATTCCCAAATCAAAACCATCGGTCTAACGGTCCTGCTGCTGATGGCCATGTTCATGGTGCTGTTTCGTTCCTTGAAAATAACGATTATTGCCATTATTCCCAACTTGATCTCTTCGCTGTCGGTACTGGGTGTTCTCGGGCTGACCGGAACCCCGCTGGACATGATGACCATTACGATCGTGGCTGTGAGCATCGGCATTGCCGTGGACAACACCATCCACTACATTTATCGATTTAAGCGCGAATTTGCCAAAAACCGGAGCTATTTGAATACCATGTACCGGTGTCACGGCAGCATCGGCAATGCCATGTTCTACACTTCCCTGACCATCATTATAGGCTTTTCGATCCTGTCCCTATCCAATTTTATCCCGACGATCTATTTCGGTTTGTTAACGGGATTTGCCATGACCGTGGCCCTGGTGGCGGCATTAACCCTCCTGCCCCGCCTGATAGTGGGCTTAAAGCCTTTTGGACCGGAGGGGGAGGTTTAA
- a CDS encoding ABC transporter substrate-binding protein, giving the protein MKKICLLIFLLAFFAQPVLSSDVQEVGQLIRENVDKVLKIVRTSDLGKEDKKKQVMDVVNRIFNLPLMAKLTLGQTHWTNLNEQQRAEFTDLFIKQMQGIYLNQLELAVDATVSFEEPVQEEKKVYMLTRAATKDEPIKILYKLYKSSDKWRVYDVEIQDVSIVKSYGLQYNQILKEGSSADLIRKLKEKIVQNESESSK; this is encoded by the coding sequence ATGAAAAAAATATGCTTGCTCATTTTCCTTTTAGCGTTTTTTGCTCAGCCGGTACTTTCCAGCGATGTTCAGGAAGTGGGCCAACTGATCCGGGAAAACGTCGACAAGGTATTAAAGATTGTCCGCACCAGTGATTTAGGCAAGGAAGACAAAAAAAAACAGGTTATGGATGTGGTCAACCGGATTTTTAATTTGCCGCTGATGGCAAAACTCACTTTGGGCCAAACACACTGGACCAATTTGAATGAACAGCAAAGAGCGGAATTTACGGATCTGTTTATTAAACAGATGCAGGGCATTTATCTCAACCAGCTGGAACTGGCGGTTGACGCAACGGTTTCATTTGAGGAACCGGTCCAGGAGGAAAAAAAGGTTTATATGCTGACCCGCGCGGCAACAAAAGACGAACCCATTAAAATTTTATATAAGCTGTATAAAAGCAGCGACAAGTGGCGGGTCTACGATGTTGAGATACAGGATGTGAGTATTGTTAAATCATACGGGCTTCAATACAACCAGATATTAAAAGAGGGTTCCAGCGCCGATCTCATTCGCAAGTTGAAGGAAAAGATAGTGCAAAACGAAAGTGAATCTTCCAAATAA
- a CDS encoding VacJ family lipoprotein: MSDISFSPIAEYQECCSQDDNSSDRMNLIPDRYIFAQEKTGAEDFNAFEKEFGDVTLDTQEKDVSDPLGGYNRFMFNVNDKLYFWILKPVASGYGAVIPEGGRVGISRFFKNLSFPVRFVNNVLQGKLKRVGIETARFVVNTTVGILGLFDPADEWCDLKPYEEDFGQTLGHYGAGDGAPLQLPLLGPSNLRDTVGLVPDTFLHPINFIYQGSQVVNPIFWGAFILETVNKTSLRIGVYENLKKEALDPYTLMRDSYKQNRDARIRE, from the coding sequence ATGTCCGATATTTCATTCAGCCCCATAGCGGAATATCAAGAGTGTTGCAGCCAGGATGATAACAGCAGCGACAGGATGAATCTTATCCCCGATCGTTATATCTTTGCTCAGGAAAAAACGGGGGCGGAAGATTTTAACGCATTTGAAAAAGAATTCGGCGATGTAACGCTGGACACCCAGGAAAAAGATGTTTCCGACCCTTTGGGCGGTTATAATCGTTTCATGTTTAACGTTAACGACAAGCTGTATTTCTGGATTCTAAAACCGGTGGCAAGCGGGTATGGGGCCGTTATACCGGAAGGGGGAAGGGTCGGCATTAGTCGATTTTTTAAAAACTTGAGCTTTCCTGTCCGGTTTGTTAATAACGTGCTCCAGGGAAAACTAAAGCGAGTGGGGATAGAAACCGCACGTTTTGTGGTAAATACAACGGTGGGAATTTTGGGGCTTTTTGACCCGGCCGATGAATGGTGCGACCTCAAACCTTATGAAGAGGATTTCGGCCAAACCCTCGGTCATTATGGCGCAGGTGACGGGGCCCCCCTGCAGTTGCCTTTATTGGGACCATCCAATCTGCGGGACACCGTGGGGCTTGTACCGGATACGTTTTTACACCCCATCAATTTTATTTACCAGGGCAGCCAGGTCGTAAACCCGATATTTTGGGGCGCCTTTATTCTGGAGACCGTCAATAAGACATCCTTGCGTATCGGTGTCTATGAAAACTTAAAAAAAGAAGCCCTGGATCCCTATACGTTGATGAGAGATTCCTATAAACAAAACCGGGATGCCAGAATCAGGGAGTAA
- a CDS encoding histidine phosphatase family protein translates to MTTLYITRHGETLWNTERRMQGHKDSELSELGLQQARWLQERLTVIPLDAVYSSPCLRAVRTAEIVCNSREIEIAREQGLIEIGLGVWEGRNIDAVARLYPQQSADFWNAPTRFQPTEGGETFRQVQNRVVQAVEEIVQKHPIQNVLLVSHAVVLKTLMAFIEQILLDEYWQRPFLTQASLSVVKACNGSFRIVLANDTSHHDFIRNRNVNTW, encoded by the coding sequence ATGACGACACTATATATCACCCGCCACGGCGAAACCTTATGGAACACGGAACGCCGAATGCAGGGCCACAAAGACTCGGAACTCTCTGAATTGGGCCTGCAGCAGGCCCGATGGCTGCAAGAAAGGCTTACAGTCATTCCTTTAGATGCCGTCTACAGCAGTCCCTGTCTGCGAGCGGTGCGAACGGCTGAAATCGTCTGTAACAGCCGCGAAATTGAAATAGCCCGAGAACAGGGACTTATCGAAATCGGTCTGGGGGTCTGGGAAGGGAGAAATATCGACGCAGTAGCGCGCTTATACCCCCAACAGAGTGCGGATTTCTGGAATGCGCCCACCCGCTTCCAGCCCACAGAAGGCGGCGAAACTTTCAGGCAGGTACAAAACAGGGTGGTTCAAGCAGTTGAAGAGATCGTCCAAAAACACCCCATTCAAAATGTGCTGCTGGTATCGCATGCCGTAGTGCTGAAAACCCTGATGGCCTTTATAGAACAGATTCTCCTTGATGAATACTGGCAACGACCCTTTCTCACCCAGGCATCGCTCAGTGTGGTTAAAGCCTGCAACGGCTCATTCCGTATCGTACTGGCCAACGACACTTCGCACCATGATTTCATCCGCAACCGCAATGTTAACACCTGGTGA
- a CDS encoding methyltransferase: protein MTVQEMNPGKLLEISGSYWRTCTLHAGVKLDVFTAMGDEPKSAEALSEKLSADKRALVMLLNALTAMGLLEKKGGAYANTPASAAFLSKQSPRYIGFIIMHHYHLVESWFQLDKAVLTGRAVRTRASFSDAEWREAFLMGMFNMAMSVAPGIVKTIELSGRRHLLDLGGGPGTYSIHYCQANPGLKATVYDLATTRPFAEKTIAKFSLADRIQFMDGDYVAQERIKGSYDAAWLSHILHGEGPQTCRQIIQKAAVVLEPGGMLIVHDFILNNEMNGPLFPALFSLNMLLGTDDGQAYSEKEIMDMLAEAGLKEIKRIPFDSPNDSGLISGIVP, encoded by the coding sequence ATGACTGTTCAGGAAATGAATCCGGGAAAACTGCTGGAGATATCCGGGAGCTACTGGCGGACGTGCACCCTGCATGCCGGCGTGAAACTGGACGTGTTTACGGCGATGGGGGATGAACCAAAAAGCGCCGAAGCCTTATCCGAAAAACTATCGGCGGACAAACGGGCGCTGGTCATGCTGCTGAACGCCCTGACCGCCATGGGCCTGCTGGAGAAAAAAGGGGGGGCTTATGCCAACACTCCTGCCAGCGCGGCATTTCTTTCGAAACAGTCGCCCCGTTATATCGGCTTTATCATTATGCACCATTACCATTTGGTGGAGTCCTGGTTTCAACTGGACAAGGCGGTTTTGACCGGCCGGGCGGTAAGGACGCGTGCTTCTTTCAGCGATGCGGAATGGCGGGAGGCCTTTTTGATGGGAATGTTCAACATGGCGATGAGTGTGGCTCCGGGCATCGTAAAAACCATAGAACTTTCCGGCCGAAGGCATTTGCTTGATCTGGGGGGCGGGCCGGGAACTTACAGCATCCATTATTGTCAGGCCAACCCCGGGCTTAAAGCCACAGTCTATGATCTTGCCACCACGCGGCCGTTTGCCGAAAAGACCATCGCAAAATTCAGTTTAGCGGACCGGATTCAATTCATGGACGGCGATTATGTGGCGCAAGAACGCATCAAAGGATCCTACGACGCAGCCTGGCTGTCGCATATTCTTCACGGGGAGGGGCCGCAGACATGCCGGCAGATCATTCAAAAGGCAGCGGTGGTGCTGGAACCCGGCGGCATGCTGATCGTGCATGATTTCATTTTAAACAATGAAATGAACGGTCCGCTTTTTCCGGCGCTGTTTTCCCTGAATATGCTGCTGGGAACCGATGACGGGCAGGCCTATTCGGAAAAAGAAATTATGGACATGCTGGCCGAAGCCGGGCTAAAAGAAATAAAGCGCATTCCCTTTGATTCTCCTAATGATTCCGGACTGATTTCAGGAATCGTTCCTTAG
- the nifJ gene encoding pyruvate:ferredoxin (flavodoxin) oxidoreductase has protein sequence MAKEMQTIDGNTAASHVAYGMSEVSTLYPITPSTSMGEIVDQWSAQGRKNIFGQTMDVRQLQSEAGAAGAVHGSLAAGALTTTFTASQGLLLMIPNMYKISGELLPGVFHVSARSVATHALSIFGDHSDVMACRQTGFAMLCANSVQEIMDLALVAHLAAIDSRVPFLHFFDGFRTSSEIQKIDVIDYADMAKLVNHEAIEAFRKRAMNPEHPHLRGTSQTPDVFFQAREAANLFYQKVPGIVIDNMKKVGSLTGRSYKLFDYVGDPKAENIVVAMGSGCETIEETINHLNKDGAKLGLVKVHLFRPFSAAHLFEALPQTVKNITVLDRTKEPGSLGDPLYIDIITAYAQSGKKIPVILGGRYGLSSKDFSPAMVIAVYDNMKADKPKNHFTVGINDDVTHTSLKVGENIDTAPEGTVQCKFWGLGADGTVGANKSAIKIIGDNTEMFAQGYFDYDAKKSGGITVSHLRFAPTQIRSTYFVNSADYVACHKANYVNIYDVLEGIKPGGTFVLNSHWTLEEMEKELPAGMRRTIAEKKLKFYNVDAVKIASGIGLGGRINMIMQTAFFYLARVLPIDKAVKYLKKSVHKMFGSKGDKIVNMNIAAIDQTIDNLIEIKYPESWKNAAGERPAKPAAPEFVEKVMRPSQSQKGNTLPVSAFSPDGVFPTDTSKYEKRGVAIMVPEWIKENCIQCNQCSFVCPHAAIIPIMATEEELKGAPAEFETKAAVGKELKAYSFRIQVNTLDCQGCGNCADICPSKKKALEMKPIETQTAVQVPNYDFSVTVSYKDNLVKRDTVKGSQLQKPLLEFSGACAGCGETPYVKVLTQLFGDRMIIANATGCSSIWGGTAPSVPYSVNKEGHGPAWGNSLFEDAAEFGFGIAVATKQRRRKLADLLKEAVAADIPAEMKTAMNGLLEGINDAEASKKYGDELKALLAKAKRSPLLDSIYKMNDLFTKKSIWSVGGDGWAYDIGYGGLDHVIASGEDVNILVLDTEVYSNTGGQSSKATPTGAVAKFAFSGKKIGKKDLGRIAMTYGYVYVASISMGANKQQVLKAFMQADAYPGPSVVICYAPCINQGLKKGMGKTQLEMKLVVDSGYWPLYRYNPQLEAEGKNPFKLESKAPDGTIEDFLAGEVRFSSLEMTFPEESKRLRAQIGEEVERRYQILKQMDDPTAICNTAEK, from the coding sequence ATGGCAAAAGAAATGCAGACAATTGACGGAAACACAGCGGCATCCCATGTTGCTTATGGCATGAGCGAGGTGTCCACCCTTTACCCCATCACCCCCTCAACCTCGATGGGAGAGATCGTTGACCAGTGGTCCGCCCAGGGCCGCAAAAACATATTTGGCCAGACCATGGATGTGCGCCAGCTTCAGTCCGAAGCAGGGGCTGCCGGCGCCGTGCACGGCTCTCTGGCCGCCGGCGCGTTGACAACCACATTTACCGCCTCCCAGGGGCTGCTGCTGATGATCCCCAACATGTATAAAATTTCCGGCGAACTGTTGCCGGGCGTTTTTCACGTATCCGCCCGCAGCGTGGCAACTCATGCCCTTTCCATCTTTGGCGACCACTCGGATGTGATGGCATGCCGCCAGACCGGTTTTGCGATGCTGTGCGCCAATTCGGTGCAGGAGATCATGGACCTTGCCCTGGTCGCCCATCTGGCCGCCATCGACTCGCGGGTGCCCTTTCTTCATTTTTTCGACGGCTTTCGAACCTCAAGCGAAATCCAGAAAATCGATGTGATTGATTATGCCGACATGGCCAAGTTGGTGAACCACGAAGCCATCGAAGCTTTTCGAAAACGCGCCATGAACCCGGAGCATCCGCATTTGCGCGGCACGTCCCAGACGCCGGATGTTTTCTTTCAGGCCCGGGAAGCCGCCAACCTGTTCTATCAGAAGGTTCCCGGCATCGTCATCGACAACATGAAAAAAGTCGGCAGCCTCACCGGCCGAAGCTATAAACTCTTCGACTATGTTGGTGATCCCAAGGCCGAAAACATTGTCGTGGCCATGGGCTCCGGTTGTGAGACCATTGAGGAAACCATCAACCACTTGAACAAAGACGGCGCCAAGCTCGGCCTGGTAAAGGTCCACCTGTTCCGCCCCTTTTCCGCGGCGCACCTGTTCGAAGCGCTTCCCCAGACCGTCAAGAACATTACGGTCCTCGACAGAACCAAGGAACCCGGGAGCCTGGGGGATCCATTATATATAGATATCATTACGGCATATGCACAAAGCGGCAAAAAGATCCCGGTCATTTTAGGCGGGCGTTACGGTTTAAGCTCCAAGGATTTCTCGCCGGCCATGGTCATTGCGGTTTACGACAACATGAAGGCGGACAAGCCGAAAAATCATTTTACGGTGGGGATCAATGATGATGTCACCCACACATCGCTGAAAGTGGGCGAAAATATCGACACCGCCCCCGAGGGAACGGTTCAGTGCAAATTCTGGGGCCTGGGCGCCGATGGAACCGTCGGCGCCAACAAGAGCGCCATCAAGATTATCGGCGACAACACCGAAATGTTCGCCCAGGGCTATTTTGACTATGACGCCAAAAAATCCGGCGGCATCACGGTTTCGCATCTGCGGTTTGCACCTACCCAGATCCGTTCAACCTATTTTGTCAACAGCGCCGATTACGTTGCCTGCCACAAGGCCAATTATGTGAACATTTACGATGTCCTCGAAGGAATCAAGCCCGGCGGCACCTTTGTGCTCAATTCACACTGGACGCTGGAAGAAATGGAAAAAGAGCTCCCGGCGGGCATGCGCCGAACCATCGCTGAGAAAAAACTGAAATTTTACAACGTGGATGCTGTCAAAATCGCATCGGGCATCGGCCTGGGCGGCAGAATCAACATGATCATGCAGACCGCCTTTTTCTATCTGGCAAGAGTCCTTCCCATCGACAAAGCCGTTAAGTATCTGAAAAAATCAGTCCATAAAATGTTCGGCAGCAAGGGCGATAAAATTGTCAACATGAACATCGCCGCCATCGACCAGACCATCGACAACCTTATTGAAATCAAATACCCCGAATCCTGGAAAAATGCTGCCGGCGAAAGGCCGGCAAAGCCTGCCGCACCTGAATTCGTAGAAAAGGTCATGCGTCCGTCCCAGAGCCAGAAGGGCAACACCCTGCCCGTCAGCGCCTTTTCACCGGACGGCGTGTTCCCCACCGATACTTCCAAATATGAAAAACGCGGCGTGGCCATCATGGTGCCGGAATGGATCAAGGAGAACTGCATTCAGTGCAACCAGTGTTCCTTTGTCTGTCCGCATGCAGCCATTATCCCGATCATGGCGACGGAAGAAGAATTAAAAGGCGCCCCAGCCGAGTTTGAAACCAAGGCTGCGGTGGGCAAAGAACTCAAAGCCTACAGCTTCCGGATTCAAGTCAATACGCTGGACTGCCAGGGATGCGGAAACTGCGCCGATATCTGTCCCTCCAAGAAAAAAGCGCTGGAGATGAAACCCATCGAAACACAGACAGCGGTCCAGGTACCCAATTATGACTTTTCGGTCACGGTTTCTTACAAAGACAACCTGGTAAAACGCGACACCGTCAAGGGCAGTCAGCTTCAGAAACCGCTCTTGGAGTTCTCGGGCGCCTGCGCCGGCTGCGGTGAAACGCCTTATGTCAAGGTATTGACCCAGCTTTTCGGCGACCGCATGATTATTGCCAATGCCACCGGCTGCAGCTCCATCTGGGGGGGTACGGCGCCGTCGGTTCCCTATAGCGTAAATAAGGAGGGACACGGCCCGGCCTGGGGCAACTCCCTGTTTGAGGATGCGGCTGAATTCGGGTTCGGTATTGCCGTTGCCACCAAGCAGCGCCGCAGAAAACTGGCCGACCTGCTGAAGGAAGCGGTTGCCGCCGACATCCCGGCTGAGATGAAAACCGCCATGAACGGTCTGCTGGAAGGGATCAACGATGCAGAGGCGTCTAAAAAATACGGCGACGAGCTAAAAGCCCTGCTGGCAAAAGCCAAGCGCAGCCCCTTGCTGGACAGCATTTACAAGATGAACGACCTGTTCACCAAAAAGTCGATCTGGTCGGTGGGCGGCGACGGCTGGGCCTACGACATCGGCTACGGCGGCCTGGACCATGTGATTGCTTCCGGTGAAGACGTCAACATTCTGGTTCTGGATACGGAAGTTTATTCCAACACCGGCGGCCAGTCCTCCAAGGCGACCCCCACGGGCGCAGTGGCCAAGTTTGCTTTTTCCGGCAAAAAAATCGGCAAAAAAGATCTGGGCCGCATTGCCATGACCTACGGTTATGTCTATGTCGCTTCCATTTCCATGGGCGCCAACAAGCAGCAGGTATTAAAGGCCTTTATGCAAGCGGACGCGTATCCCGGACCGTCCGTGGTAATCTGTTATGCCCCCTGCATCAACCAGGGATTGAAGAAAGGCATGGGGAAAACCCAATTGGAAATGAAACTGGTGGTCGATTCCGGTTACTGGCCGCTGTACCGGTACAACCCGCAATTGGAAGCGGAAGGTAAAAATCCGTTCAAGCTTGAATCAAAAGCGCCTGACGGAACTATCGAGGACTTTCTGGCCGGCGAAGTACGGTTCTCTTCGCTTGAAATGACTTTTCCCGAAGAATCGAAGCGGTTGCGCGCCCAGATTGGAGAAGAAGTTGAACGCCGCTACCAGATTCTAAAGCAGATGGACGATCCCACCGCTATCTGTAATACGGCGGAAAAATAA
- a CDS encoding RidA family protein has product MLPAAKSIVKTEKAPGAIGPYSQAVRAGSIVFVSGQLALLPETGKLVDHDIQAETRQAVTNLKNILIAAGSSLDHVVKTTLFIRKMDDFSKINEVYGEFFLSDPPARSCVEVSCLPKNANIEIEAIALLISQTD; this is encoded by the coding sequence ATGCTTCCCGCAGCAAAAAGCATTGTAAAGACCGAAAAAGCCCCCGGCGCCATCGGGCCGTATTCCCAGGCGGTCCGGGCCGGTTCCATTGTCTTTGTCTCCGGACAACTGGCATTATTGCCGGAAACCGGAAAACTGGTTGATCACGATATCCAGGCCGAAACCCGACAGGCCGTCACCAACCTGAAAAACATCCTCATCGCAGCGGGAAGTTCTCTGGATCATGTGGTCAAGACGACGTTGTTTATCAGAAAGATGGATGATTTTTCCAAAATCAATGAGGTTTACGGAGAATTTTTCCTGTCCGATCCTCCGGCCCGTTCCTGTGTCGAGGTTTCTTGTCTTCCCAAAAATGCCAATATCGAGATCGAAGCAATCGCTCTTTTAATCTCACAAACGGATTAA